A single region of the Flavobacteriales bacterium genome encodes:
- a CDS encoding outer membrane beta-barrel protein, which yields MIVKKLVFVTGLIGAMLFSSQADAQQRIRKSGLDFGFMLGGDNYTGDLTNKYFESKGIHANYGLLVRYTPVQRFTFRVGANYGKISGYDSWYGNDENRAFRNLHFESDLWDFHGAFEINLNTLEPKAERGVVPYVMGGISVFKFNPRAQFFYEPTSWQNLPNDNSYETLADRDGDWVELQPLSTEGQETTEYNDLKRYSLTQFAIPVGLGVKFKLTQSWTFGLEYSTRITFTDYLDDVSGDYKELVFLESSFGAMSKAMSDRSPSQNPAFSARGDNSKIDMYNIFGITLTYRLMKSDDVCPAFR from the coding sequence ATGATAGTAAAGAAGTTAGTATTTGTGACAGGTTTGATTGGGGCGATGTTGTTTTCCTCTCAAGCCGATGCACAGCAAAGAATTAGAAAAAGCGGGTTAGATTTTGGCTTTATGCTGGGAGGTGATAATTACACCGGAGATTTAACCAATAAATATTTTGAGTCGAAAGGAATACATGCAAACTATGGGTTGCTTGTTCGTTACACACCTGTTCAGCGTTTTACGTTTCGGGTAGGTGCCAATTACGGGAAAATATCCGGATATGACTCGTGGTATGGCAATGATGAGAATCGGGCTTTTAGAAATTTACATTTTGAAAGTGACCTATGGGATTTTCATGGTGCATTTGAAATTAACCTGAACACCTTAGAGCCAAAGGCTGAGCGGGGAGTGGTTCCTTATGTGATGGGTGGCATTTCGGTATTTAAGTTCAACCCAAGAGCCCAGTTTTTTTACGAACCAACATCTTGGCAAAACCTACCAAATGACAACAGCTACGAAACCTTGGCAGATAGAGATGGAGACTGGGTAGAATTACAACCATTGAGCACCGAAGGACAAGAAACAACAGAATACAATGACTTAAAAAGATATTCTTTAACTCAATTTGCCATTCCGGTGGGCTTAGGTGTTAAGTTTAAACTTACCCAAAGTTGGACTTTTGGTTTAGAATATTCAACACGAATCACTTTTACGGATTATTTAGATGATGTGAGTGGTGATTACAAAGAACTTGTTTTCCTCGAATCTTCTTTTGGGGCAATGAGCAAAGCAATGAGCGATAGAAGCCCAAGCCAAAATCCGGCATTTTCTGCAAGGGGTGATAATTCTAAAATTGATATGTATAATATTTTTGGAATTACCCTTACCTATCGGCTCATGAAATCAGATGATGTGTGTCCTGCATTCAGATAA
- a CDS encoding isoprenyl transferase: protein MTLKEEILKHQIPKHIAVIMDGNGRWAKQQGKFRIFGHQHGVESVREISEGCAEIGVKYLTLYAFSTENWNRPKLEVDALMTLLVKTIKKETKTLMKNNIRLGTIGDKYSLPKECINELEEAIESTKNNNGMTLILALSYSAKRDMTLACKQMANELREQLLTQEEITEEYISSKLSTAGIPDPDLMIRTSGEHRISNFLLWEMAYTEFYFTDVLWPDFRKEHLYEAIMNYQKRERRFGKTGEQIANV, encoded by the coding sequence ATGACTCTAAAAGAGGAAATTTTAAAGCATCAAATTCCAAAGCACATTGCTGTTATAATGGATGGAAACGGCAGGTGGGCGAAACAACAAGGAAAGTTTAGAATTTTCGGACATCAGCATGGTGTAGAATCGGTAAGAGAAATTTCGGAGGGATGTGCCGAAATAGGAGTTAAATATCTTACACTCTATGCTTTTAGCACCGAAAATTGGAATAGACCAAAACTGGAAGTGGATGCATTGATGACTCTTTTGGTTAAAACAATAAAAAAGGAAACCAAAACTTTGATGAAAAACAATATCCGACTTGGCACTATAGGAGATAAATACAGCTTGCCCAAAGAGTGTATCAATGAGTTGGAAGAAGCCATCGAATCCACCAAAAACAACAATGGTATGACTCTCATTTTGGCTCTAAGCTATAGTGCTAAAAGAGATATGACTTTGGCTTGTAAACAAATGGCCAATGAGTTGAGAGAACAATTATTAACCCAAGAGGAGATAACAGAAGAATACATTTCTTCAAAACTATCTACCGCTGGAATACCTGACCCTGATTTAATGATACGAACCAGTGGCGAGCATCGAATTAGTAATTTTCTGCTTTGGGAAATGGCCTATACAGAGTTTTATTTTACCGATGTTTTGTGGCCCGACTTTAGAAAAGAACATTTGTATGAGGCTATCATGAATTATCAAAAAAGAGAAAGAAGATTTGGAAAAACCGGAGAACAAATTGCTAATGTATAA
- a CDS encoding response regulator transcription factor — protein MLTAIIIDDEQKSREGLEAMLHTLVEGVSVVATADSVASGVKAIEKNRPDVVFLDIEMPKKDGFALFEAFDTIDFEVVFTTAHEQYASKAFRTTAIDYLLKPIDLSLLKEALARAEAKRKTDRINKNFEVFVSNMKTNSQNQQIAISSSDGLIFIKIDNIIYLRGDGAYTYFFLKTGERITVSKNLKEYEDLLSDYDFFRVHKSYLIHLHEMKKYVRGEGGYVVMSNGDSVDVSKRRKEDFLHALSKL, from the coding sequence ATGCTTACAGCCATAATTATTGACGACGAGCAAAAAAGCCGAGAAGGGCTTGAAGCCATGTTGCACACCCTGGTTGAGGGCGTGTCGGTGGTTGCCACAGCCGATTCTGTTGCATCAGGAGTAAAGGCTATTGAAAAAAACAGACCGGATGTGGTATTTTTAGATATTGAAATGCCCAAAAAGGATGGATTCGCTTTGTTCGAAGCCTTCGACACCATTGACTTTGAGGTTGTTTTCACTACGGCCCATGAGCAATATGCCTCAAAAGCTTTTCGCACAACGGCCATTGATTATTTGCTCAAACCCATTGATTTGAGTTTATTAAAAGAAGCTTTAGCCAGAGCCGAGGCCAAGCGTAAAACAGATAGAATTAATAAAAATTTTGAGGTTTTTGTGAGCAACATGAAAACCAATAGCCAGAACCAACAAATTGCTATCAGTAGTAGTGATGGACTTATTTTTATTAAAATTGACAACATCATTTATCTTAGAGGCGATGGGGCTTACACCTATTTTTTCTTAAAGACCGGCGAACGAATTACCGTATCCAAAAATTTGAAAGAATATGAAGATTTACTTAGCGATTATGATTTTTTCCGTGTACACAAATCCTACCTAATTCATTTACATGAAATGAAAAAATACGTTAGGGGCGAAGGCGGATATGTAGTTATGAGCAACGGCGATTCGGTTGATGTTTCTAAAAGAAGAAAAGAAGACTTTTTACACGCTTTGAGTAAATTATAA
- a CDS encoding aminodeoxychorismate/anthranilate synthase component II: MPKVLLFDSYDSFTYNLKDYLEQCGASVFVIRNDEMPLEKLVLHNFDGIVISPGPQTPEKSGILMEVLDYFYNKKPILGICLGHQAIGIYGGMNLVKMDEPVHGKVSFIKTKKHPMFEGISQELEVCRYHSLVLENKQTEHLEITAETIDHKIMALAHKTLPVWGLQFHPEAILTQYGLKMIQNWLRLL; this comes from the coding sequence GTGCCAAAGGTACTTTTGTTTGATAGCTACGATTCCTTTACGTATAATCTTAAGGATTATTTGGAGCAATGTGGTGCCTCAGTTTTTGTAATTCGTAATGATGAAATGCCTCTCGAAAAATTGGTTTTGCACAATTTTGATGGAATTGTTATTTCACCAGGGCCTCAAACACCAGAAAAATCTGGTATTTTGATGGAAGTGCTAGATTACTTTTACAACAAAAAACCAATTTTGGGTATATGCTTGGGGCATCAGGCAATAGGTATATACGGCGGAATGAATTTGGTAAAGATGGATGAACCGGTTCACGGAAAAGTGTCATTTATCAAAACAAAAAAGCATCCAATGTTTGAGGGTATCTCTCAAGAGTTGGAGGTTTGTCGGTATCATAGCTTAGTTTTAGAAAATAAACAAACAGAACATTTAGAAATAACCGCAGAAACAATTGACCACAAGATAATGGCATTGGCTCATAAAACCCTGCCGGTGTGGGGTTTGCAATTTCATCCGGAGGCCATTTTAACTCAATATGGATTGAAAATGATACAAAACTGGCTGAGGCTTTTGTAA
- a CDS encoding response regulator, translated as MLNALIVDDELKSREVIKTLLENFCPEVNVVGTAENIQEALNAIHTLNPNLVFLDISLKEGDSFQILQQLEEITFEIIFVTAYDEYSVKALKYSGITCLFKPLDIEELQHAVKRVVKQKTNIKTAYQMVNGILKSKFTQIPVITPSGLLFASVDEILYINELEKGSEIHFFDKPSVKSKRNIKEFQDIIVNKEFQLVGKELFVNMRHLNTNLSTKRQLVFNNKERIDLSTFELSKLLDFLRG; from the coding sequence ATGCTTAATGCACTTATAGTTGATGACGAATTAAAAAGTAGAGAGGTAATAAAAACCCTTTTGGAAAATTTTTGCCCCGAAGTTAATGTTGTTGGCACTGCCGAAAACATTCAGGAGGCTTTAAATGCCATTCATACTTTAAATCCAAATCTAGTATTTTTAGACATTAGCCTAAAAGAGGGAGATTCTTTTCAAATATTGCAACAACTCGAAGAAATAACTTTTGAAATTATTTTTGTGACCGCTTATGATGAATATTCGGTTAAAGCTCTCAAATATTCTGGAATTACCTGTTTATTCAAGCCTTTGGATATAGAAGAACTACAACATGCCGTAAAACGGGTGGTTAAGCAAAAAACCAATATCAAAACAGCCTATCAAATGGTAAATGGAATATTGAAAAGCAAGTTTACTCAAATTCCTGTCATTACACCTTCTGGCTTGCTGTTCGCTTCGGTAGATGAGATACTTTATATCAACGAACTCGAAAAAGGCAGCGAAATCCATTTTTTTGACAAACCAAGCGTAAAAAGCAAACGAAACATCAAAGAGTTTCAAGACATTATTGTAAACAAAGAATTTCAACTTGTGGGTAAGGAACTATTCGTTAATATGCGACATCTAAACACCAACCTTAGCACCAAACGGCAACTGGTGTTTAACAATAAAGAACGGATAGATTTATCAACCTTCGAATTATCAAAGCTTCTGGATTTTCTCAGAGGGTAA
- a CDS encoding histidine kinase, which produces MQTENEHIDLSLLNSFKAFIGSHFLLNVINSIQSDIILSDKKSAFDTLQIFNRIYKNALRFSNAEFAELNAEISFLNDYISLENIRFAPRTFSKLSTFQTESGEVPVFVFQSFIENAILLSLENKSTKPKFVLLSKNDFIEFSITLAETPEKNIHPKIESKLHLALERLDILKAHRLLEYEIAWNEKYFMQLKLKKRKD; this is translated from the coding sequence ATGCAAACAGAAAATGAACATATCGACCTGAGTCTTCTTAACTCTTTCAAGGCATTTATTGGTTCTCATTTTTTGCTGAATGTTATCAATTCCATTCAATCTGATATTATTCTAAGTGACAAAAAATCGGCATTTGACACACTTCAAATTTTTAACAGAATATATAAAAATGCACTGCGGTTTAGCAATGCCGAATTTGCGGAACTTAATGCCGAAATAAGTTTCCTTAATGATTATATAAGTTTAGAAAACATTCGTTTTGCACCCCGAACTTTCTCAAAATTATCTACTTTTCAGACAGAATCGGGTGAGGTTCCGGTGTTTGTTTTTCAGAGTTTTATCGAAAACGCCATACTTCTATCCTTAGAAAATAAAAGCACCAAACCAAAGTTTGTTCTTTTATCAAAGAATGATTTTATTGAATTTTCGATTACGCTTGCCGAGACACCCGAAAAAAACATTCACCCAAAAATTGAATCTAAGTTGCATTTGGCCTTAGAACGATTAGATATTCTAAAGGCTCATAGATTATTGGAATATGAAATAGCTTGGAATGAAAAATATTTCATGCAATTAAAACTTAAAAAACGTAAAGATTAG
- a CDS encoding T9SS type A sorting domain-containing protein gives MVRFIKYVVIGVVLMAIAQFSQANCDEKEKTKTSDNTKTTKADSVIISTIGDIAVGDTLVFDDYDEDDDDAGSISLVNNGSKSSSTSAANSASIKMSTPQPLATSTQTNESGSKSIEDIHANSYEMSAYPNPVTSGEMLSVTHNLSGSVTLIIRSINGNIVKEFESSSQKIEISDLSSGVYFVQISGGTHSLLKKVIVQ, from the coding sequence ATGGTACGTTTCATTAAATATGTTGTAATCGGGGTTGTGCTAATGGCAATAGCTCAATTTTCACAAGCTAACTGTGATGAAAAAGAAAAAACAAAAACCTCCGATAACACTAAAACAACCAAGGCCGACAGCGTAATTATTTCCACTATTGGAGATATCGCTGTTGGCGACACCTTGGTTTTTGATGACTATGACGAGGATGACGATGATGCGGGGAGTATATCTCTTGTAAATAATGGCTCTAAGTCAAGTTCAACATCGGCGGCCAACTCAGCTTCCATAAAAATGTCAACACCACAACCTTTAGCCACCTCAACCCAAACGAATGAATCAGGTTCAAAATCAATTGAAGACATACATGCAAACTCTTATGAAATGTCGGCCTACCCTAATCCTGTAACATCGGGAGAAATGTTATCCGTTACCCACAACCTCTCGGGTAGCGTTACCTTAATTATCCGGTCAATAAACGGGAACATTGTTAAAGAATTTGAATCATCCTCACAAAAAATCGAGATATCCGACCTTTCATCAGGAGTATATTTTGTACAAATATCAGGAGGCACCCACAGTCTCTTAAAAAAAGTAATTGTTCAATAA
- a CDS encoding NAD kinase, with the protein MQIGVYARQLDIDENVDFLNLFFNKLLNEKVEVFVHRNMYEDLEKLHCYSVLKVFDTGDDRSKNFDFVFSLGGDGTMLDTLSIVRDYDIPVLGINLGRFGFLANSQKEDFEENFELLKQNAFSVEKRSVLKLESKGDYFEGFPYALNDLIIHKNDTSSMITVHVKLNGEILNTYWADGLIVASPTGSSGYSLSCGGPLLFPGCNSLVITPIAPHNLTVRPIVIDDKSSLSFEIETRTDEFLITLDNRSVSIKKHERLVLTKADFRFNMVRLNNQSFLQNIRNKLMWGFDKRN; encoded by the coding sequence ATGCAAATTGGAGTTTATGCACGCCAGTTAGACATCGATGAAAACGTTGATTTTCTCAATCTTTTTTTCAATAAACTTTTGAATGAAAAGGTAGAGGTTTTTGTGCATAGAAATATGTATGAAGACTTGGAAAAACTGCATTGTTATTCGGTGTTAAAAGTGTTTGACACTGGAGATGACCGAAGCAAAAACTTCGACTTTGTTTTTAGTTTGGGCGGAGACGGAACCATGTTGGATACACTTTCCATTGTGAGAGATTACGACATACCTGTGTTGGGAATTAACCTGGGAAGATTTGGTTTTTTGGCCAATAGTCAAAAAGAGGATTTTGAAGAAAATTTTGAACTGCTCAAACAAAATGCCTTCTCTGTGGAGAAAAGAAGTGTTTTGAAATTGGAATCGAAAGGAGATTATTTTGAGGGGTTTCCGTATGCTTTAAATGATTTAATTATTCATAAAAACGACACCTCGAGTATGATAACCGTTCATGTAAAATTAAATGGCGAGATATTGAATACCTATTGGGCAGATGGGCTTATTGTGGCATCACCCACAGGCAGCAGCGGCTATTCATTAAGTTGCGGGGGGCCTTTGTTGTTTCCGGGATGCAATAGTTTAGTTATTACCCCAATTGCACCGCACAACCTCACAGTAAGACCCATAGTTATTGATGATAAAAGCAGTTTGTCGTTTGAAATTGAGACCAGAACGGATGAGTTTTTAATTACACTCGACAATCGATCGGTATCAATTAAAAAGCACGAGAGACTCGTTTTGACCAAAGCAGATTTTCGATTTAACATGGTGCGACTGAACAATCAAAGTTTTTTGCAAAACATTAGAAACAAATTGATGTGGGGATTTGATAAGAGAAATTAG
- a CDS encoding Spx/MgsR family RNA polymerase-binding regulatory protein, with protein MVTKVKLYGIPNCDTVKKASVWLENKSIPFQFHDFKKDGLETETIVDWLNYMPNQTLINRKSTTFRSLSESDKINLNDDKLAPQIASQNSSIVKRPVLEIDGKIIAVGFDEEEYKNLFSSGK; from the coding sequence ATGGTAACAAAAGTTAAACTTTATGGCATTCCAAATTGCGATACGGTAAAAAAGGCTAGTGTTTGGCTCGAAAATAAGAGTATCCCATTTCAATTTCACGATTTTAAAAAGGATGGATTGGAGACGGAAACAATTGTTGATTGGCTGAATTATATGCCCAATCAAACACTTATAAACAGAAAAAGTACAACCTTTAGAAGCCTAAGTGAATCAGATAAAATCAATCTAAACGACGATAAATTGGCTCCTCAAATAGCTTCACAAAATAGCTCGATTGTAAAGAGACCAGTGTTGGAAATAGATGGCAAAATCATTGCGGTAGGTTTTGATGAAGAGGAGTATAAAAATCTTTTTTCCAGCGGAAAATAA
- a CDS encoding outer membrane beta-barrel protein has translation MILLAGIQTNAQFWEFGGMLGASNYHGDLAYQIVPKETHFSGGILMRYNFNPYWSYRPSIVYGKISGNDANFKEMAIRNLSFESNIWEINNALEFNFLPFGSQVLSKNFTSYATLGIAVFRHSPYAIFRDEKYQLRSLRTEGQSSKTEYGLLQLAIPFGGGVKYNLNKNLVVGFEVLWRKTFTDYLDDVSTLYPDLKTQAANNGTLSAQLSDRSWEANGVGEPLSKAGDERGDPSIKDFYFTAGVTVAYRLTPIRCWPKYKKPINWK, from the coding sequence ATGATTTTACTCGCAGGTATTCAAACAAATGCCCAGTTTTGGGAGTTTGGCGGAATGTTGGGAGCGAGCAATTATCATGGAGATTTGGCCTATCAAATAGTTCCAAAAGAAACCCATTTTTCAGGAGGTATTCTAATGAGGTATAACTTTAACCCTTATTGGTCCTATCGCCCTTCTATTGTGTATGGAAAAATAAGCGGAAACGATGCCAACTTTAAAGAAATGGCCATCCGCAATTTGAGTTTTGAATCCAATATTTGGGAAATTAACAATGCACTTGAATTTAATTTCTTGCCTTTTGGGTCGCAGGTTTTAAGCAAAAATTTTACTTCGTATGCCACGTTGGGAATTGCGGTGTTCAGGCACAGCCCTTATGCCATTTTTCGTGATGAAAAATATCAGCTTAGATCATTAAGAACCGAGGGGCAATCAAGCAAAACAGAATACGGACTGTTGCAATTGGCTATACCTTTTGGTGGTGGAGTAAAATATAACCTCAACAAAAACCTTGTGGTGGGTTTTGAAGTGCTTTGGAGAAAAACGTTCACAGATTATTTGGATGATGTGAGTACGTTGTATCCAGACCTAAAAACACAAGCCGCCAATAATGGAACTCTTAGTGCCCAACTTTCTGACCGAAGTTGGGAGGCAAATGGGGTAGGTGAGCCTTTATCAAAAGCCGGAGATGAACGCGGTGACCCTTCTATAAAGGATTTTTATTTTACGGCCGGTGTCACGGTGGCATACAGACTTACACCAATTCGATGTTGGCCAAAATATAAAAAACCGATAAACTGGAAGTAA
- a CDS encoding NifU family protein produces the protein MTIDEIVTIYSEATPNPESMKFVSNKMILANDSVDFRSKDKVKNSPLATALFEYPYVKGVFIMNNFISITKSVDYEWFDVIPTLKKFIQEYLQAEKEVVSIQKTELSEQEEDEVVRKIKKLLDDHVKPAVEMDGGAISFKSFENGVVNVVMKGSCSGCPSSTMTLKAGIENLLKRMIPEVEAVEAEPG, from the coding sequence ATGACAATAGACGAAATAGTTACGATCTATAGCGAAGCAACTCCAAACCCGGAATCCATGAAATTTGTGTCAAACAAAATGATTTTGGCCAACGACAGCGTTGACTTCAGATCGAAAGATAAAGTAAAAAACTCGCCATTAGCCACTGCACTTTTTGAATATCCTTATGTAAAAGGTGTTTTCATTATGAATAATTTCATCAGTATTACCAAGTCGGTAGATTATGAGTGGTTTGATGTAATTCCAACCCTAAAAAAATTCATTCAAGAATATTTGCAGGCAGAAAAAGAAGTCGTTTCTATTCAAAAAACGGAACTTTCCGAACAGGAAGAGGACGAGGTGGTTCGGAAAATTAAAAAATTACTTGACGACCACGTGAAACCAGCTGTTGAAATGGATGGTGGTGCTATTTCATTCAAAAGTTTTGAAAATGGTGTTGTAAACGTGGTAATGAAAGGCTCTTGTAGCGGGTGTCCGAGTAGCACCATGACTCTAAAAGCGGGTATCGAAAATTTACTAAAACGAATGATTCCTGAAGTGGAGGCTGTTGAGGCCGAACCAGGATAA
- a CDS encoding histidine kinase: protein MLKHLLPFYLFFVSTVFVSAQSDIVHFENITREDGLAQSTINGILEGKDGFMWFATAEGLHRFDGYEFKIYKHDNKNPNSLISNHITALYEDNEGYLWVGTYNGGLDKFDKKSQKFTHFLIASLDSTENQFPVNCIKKDSRGNLLVGLDGNGLVLFNETSKSWQIFTKENSKLPNNYVNAIEPEAAGTGLWIGTMQGIILLKDGGFKQFSSLKLFENQAINSIYHHLGKVYFATSGQGLQIWDTKTDEVIPIPSPRIRGANFMQFILHDNEGNLWIGTDGAGLLKFNGEKFVNYRNNPFDFQSLVGDDLLVGYKDKTGALWFGCRDGISKYDPNMKLFNLYTRFEHDEKLTNNNIYSIYETADKHVWLGTLGGGLAEFNPETEELRVIPEIKSGHIETKSVRAIFEDKFGILWIGTRDEGLFSYDRKTNKFTHYPPQREEINVKTIRNIIEDEQGNLWLATRWGLAKFDRKTKKYIVFKNGYLNNNPIYQIIEDPKRDELILVTFRTGLQIFNKTDSVFSEVLFHTEDSTSPNVNAMMCIEAMGNDLYLIGTYAGGLNIFDRKTLKFKHLTSEQGLPNDVIYGILKSDNNTYWLSSNNGLIEYNSSKNSFKAYTLSNYLQGLEFNEGAYWKTKDNTFYFGGLHGFNYFKTASVHKKEIPPKVALTSFKKMDKEVNLEMDINYLDKILLSHNENLISFGFSALSYNNSHQSTYQYMLEGFDNQWIEAGTRHTAYYTHLSPGTYTFRVKAANHQGVWSNDERTIKVVVEPPYWQTWWFRLLIALALIALILLIFRFRTRSISKSYQHKLVDLELKALRSQMNPHFIFNSLNSIQYFVLKNEPKAAYTYLTKFSSLMRMILQNSRVKYITLKEERDWLYTYLELEKLRMENQLEFSIEVEDELNEKQIFVPSMLIQPYIENAIIHGLLPKEANRNLTVHFRKKQNKLECTIEDNGIGREQSAILNQNRTKKHKSQGIKVTGERLEILTQDMQEKPEFNIVDLYDENNNPIGTRVTLILPIIKDIKDKDA, encoded by the coding sequence ATGCTAAAACATTTACTCCCTTTTTATCTATTTTTTGTATCGACAGTTTTTGTCTCTGCACAATCAGATATTGTCCATTTTGAAAACATTACCCGCGAAGATGGTTTGGCTCAAAGCACCATAAACGGTATTTTGGAGGGAAAAGATGGATTTATGTGGTTTGCCACTGCAGAGGGGCTTCATCGTTTTGATGGGTATGAATTTAAAATATACAAACACGACAACAAAAACCCTAACTCATTAATTAGCAATCACATAACGGCTCTATACGAAGACAATGAGGGCTATTTGTGGGTAGGTACTTACAACGGCGGTTTGGATAAGTTTGATAAAAAATCTCAGAAATTTACCCATTTTTTAATTGCATCACTCGATAGCACAGAAAACCAGTTTCCGGTAAATTGTATAAAAAAGGATAGTCGCGGAAATCTATTGGTGGGCTTGGATGGAAATGGATTAGTTCTCTTTAATGAAACATCTAAAAGCTGGCAAATTTTTACGAAAGAAAACAGCAAACTACCCAATAACTATGTAAACGCCATTGAACCTGAGGCAGCAGGAACGGGTTTGTGGATTGGAACAATGCAGGGTATTATTTTATTGAAAGATGGAGGTTTTAAGCAATTTTCGTCGTTAAAATTATTTGAAAATCAGGCCATTAACTCTATTTATCACCATTTAGGAAAAGTTTATTTTGCCACCAGCGGCCAAGGGCTTCAAATATGGGATACAAAAACCGATGAGGTTATACCAATTCCATCACCCCGCATTAGAGGAGCCAACTTTATGCAATTTATTTTGCATGATAATGAAGGCAACCTTTGGATTGGAACAGACGGAGCGGGACTTTTAAAATTTAATGGTGAAAAATTTGTAAACTACAGAAACAATCCATTCGATTTTCAAAGTTTGGTTGGCGATGATTTGTTGGTGGGCTACAAAGATAAAACCGGAGCGTTGTGGTTTGGTTGCCGAGACGGCATAAGCAAATACGACCCCAACATGAAACTTTTCAACCTATACACTCGGTTTGAACATGACGAAAAATTAACCAACAACAATATTTACAGCATCTATGAAACCGCCGATAAACATGTTTGGCTCGGCACTCTGGGCGGTGGTTTGGCCGAATTTAATCCAGAAACAGAAGAGCTAAGGGTTATTCCGGAAATTAAGTCAGGCCACATTGAAACCAAATCCGTGCGGGCGATTTTTGAAGACAAGTTTGGCATTTTATGGATTGGAACCCGCGATGAAGGCCTGTTTTCGTATGACAGAAAGACCAACAAGTTTACCCACTACCCTCCTCAAAGGGAAGAAATAAATGTAAAAACTATACGAAATATTATTGAAGATGAACAAGGTAATTTGTGGTTGGCCACCCGATGGGGTTTGGCCAAATTTGACCGAAAAACCAAAAAATATATTGTTTTTAAAAACGGTTATCTGAACAACAATCCAATTTATCAAATTATTGAAGACCCCAAACGGGATGAGCTTATTTTGGTAACCTTTAGAACTGGACTTCAGATTTTTAACAAAACAGATTCTGTTTTTTCTGAAGTATTGTTTCATACCGAAGACAGCACCAGCCCAAACGTAAATGCCATGATGTGTATTGAGGCCATGGGCAACGATTTATATTTGATTGGGACGTATGCCGGCGGACTCAATATATTTGATAGAAAAACATTGAAATTTAAACACTTAACCAGCGAACAAGGTTTGCCTAATGATGTTATTTACGGAATTTTAAAATCAGATAACAACACTTATTGGCTTAGTTCTAACAATGGTTTGATTGAGTATAATTCTTCCAAAAATTCGTTTAAGGCCTATACCCTTAGTAATTACCTGCAGGGTCTGGAATTTAACGAAGGAGCCTATTGGAAAACAAAAGATAATACGTTTTATTTTGGTGGTTTGCATGGATTTAACTACTTCAAAACTGCTTCTGTTCACAAAAAAGAAATTCCACCTAAAGTAGCTCTTACCTCTTTTAAAAAAATGGATAAAGAAGTGAACCTTGAAATGGATATTAATTATCTTGATAAAATTCTTCTATCGCATAACGAAAATCTAATCAGTTTTGGTTTTTCAGCATTATCATACAACAACAGTCATCAAAGCACCTACCAGTACATGCTGGAAGGATTTGACAATCAATGGATTGAAGCCGGAACCAGGCATACGGCATACTATACACATCTATCTCCCGGCACTTATACATTCCGCGTAAAAGCAGCCAACCATCAAGGCGTTTGGAGTAATGACGAGCGAACCATAAAAGTTGTAGTTGAACCCCCATATTGGCAAACATGGTGGTTTCGGTTGTTAATAGCACTGGCTCTTATTGCACTTATATTGCTCATCTTTAGGTTCAGAACCCGCAGCATTTCAAAGAGCTATCAGCACAAATTGGTTGATTTAGAATTAAAAGCCTTGAGAAGCCAAATGAATCCTCATTTTATTTTTAACAGTCTAAACTCTATCCAGTATTTCGTTTTAAAAAATGAACCCAAAGCGGCCTACACCTACCTCACTAAATTCTCGAGTTTGATGCGAATGATTTTGCAAAATTCAAGGGTGAAATATATTACCCTAAAAGAAGAAAGAGATTGGCTTTATACCTATTTGGAGCTTGAAAAATTAAGAATGGAAAATCAACTCGAATTTTCGATTGAGGTGGAAGATGAGCTAAATGAAAAACAAATATTTGTGCCAAGTATGCTCATACAACCCTATATAGAAAATGCCATTATCCATGGCCTTTTGCCTAAAGAAGCCAACAGAAATTTGACTGTACATTTCAGAAAAAAACAAAACAAGTTGGAATGTACTATTGAAGACAATGGCATAGGAAGAGAACAAAGTGCCATTCTAAATCAAAATCGCACCAAAAAACACAAATCGCAAGGAATAAAAGTAACCGGTGAGCGGCTGGAAATATTGACTCAGGATATGCAAGAAAAACCTGAGTTTAACATCGTAGATTTATATGATGAAAACAACAACCCCATTGGCACCCGAGTAACCCTGATATTACCCATAATCAAAGATATAAAAGACAAAGATGCTTAA